The following coding sequences lie in one Arachis stenosperma cultivar V10309 chromosome 5, arast.V10309.gnm1.PFL2, whole genome shotgun sequence genomic window:
- the LOC130979060 gene encoding ankyrin repeat-containing protein ITN1-like → MKKTHLRVDQILSCLGKKVTRLDGSQLQNASAYDAMLQAAKYGTIEFIELMKKANPDLLWATDRNKRGIFAHAILNRKKDVFDLIHDVHGRKEIVLSRTDVFGNNLLHLAAQLGPSSALAHRCGAALQMQSEIQWFKAVEEIVHPKCKEAKNEDGKKPHEIFMEQHKQLAKEGEKWAKDTASAFSVVGTLITTILFAAAFTLPGGNNQSNGEPMFLHDRAFTVFIVADAISLFASSTSVLIFIGILTSSYAEKDFLKALPCKLLFALVTLFFSVVFMMVAFCAALFAMFKGKEYQPLVIVAMVLASIPIIVFIPSQLRLFVEIFDSTTRSNVCSSIKKENAKR, encoded by the exons atgaAAAAGACCCACCTTAGGGTTGATCAAATTCTGAGTTGCTTGGGGAAAAAAGTTACTCGCCTTGATGGATCGCAGCTTCAAAATGCTTCTGCATATGATGCAATGTTGCAGGCAGCGAAGTATGGAACCATTGAGTTCATAGAGTTGATGAAAAAAGCTAATCCAGACCTCTTATGGGCCACTGATAGAAACAAGAGAGGCATATTCGCGCATGCGATTTTGAATCGCAAAAAAGACGTGTTTGACCTCATACACGATGTTCACGGACGCAAGGAGATAGTTCTTTCTCGCACCGACGTGTTTGGCAATAACCTTCTACATCTAGCAGCACAGTTAGGGCCTTCCTCTGCTCTTGCTCATAGATGTGGTGCAGCTCTCCAAATGCAAAGCGAAATTCAATGGTTTAAG GCCGTGGAGGAAATTGTGCATCCCAAGTGTAAGGAGGCGAAGAACGAAGATGGGAAAAAGCCTCATGAAATATTTATGGAACAACACAAGCAGCTGGCGAAAGAAGGGGAGAAGTGGGCGAAAGACACAGCTAGTGCTTTCTCCGTTGTTGGTACTCTTATCACTACAATCCTCTTTGCCGCGGCCTTCACTCTCCCTGGTGGAAACAACCAGAGCAACGGGGAACCCATGTTCCTGCATGACAGGGCATTTACCGTCTTCATCGTAGCAGATGCAATATCACTCTTTGCTTCTTCGACTTCAGTCTTGATCTTCATTGGGATCCTCACGTCGAGTTATGCGGAAAAAGATTTCCTGAAAGCGTTGCCATGTAAACTGCTATTTGCCCTGGTGACTCTGTTTTTTTCAGTGGTCTTCATGATGGTTGCGTTTTGTGCAGCACTTTTTGCCATGTTCAAAGGAAAAGAGTATCAGCCGCTGGTGATAGTTGCCATGGTACTTGCAAGTATTCCTATTATTGTATTTATCCCATCGCAGCTACGCCTCTTCGTCGAGATTTTCGATTCCACCACCAGGTCTAATGTGTGCAGTTCCATTAAAAAAGAAAACGCTAAGCGTTAA